The following is a genomic window from Ethanoligenens harbinense YUAN-3.
AAGGCACGCCGTCACACCGGGCGGATCTTGAGCATATCGCCAAACAGCTCGTAGGGCACGATGAAGACCGGGATGCCGGTCACATAGGGCGCAATGGTGTAAAGCTGGAAGAAAAAGGCAAATCCCCGGGGCGTGAGGTAATAGTTTTTCTCATCAAAATACTGAAAGACATTTTTCTGATAATCCTCGAAATATTTATCCGGGTCCCGCTGGATCTGGGCAAAGATAGCACGAAAAATGATGTTGCGGTAGCCCGGATCGCTGAAAAACGCGTTCAGCGGCAGGCGGCGCGCGTCCCACGCCCGCCAGGTGTCGGCATGGCGGACGGTGGTGCCGTGCGCACCGCCCGTGTATGTATATTGGTCGTAGTAAATGGAGAGCAGGCCGCCGTGGTTGAACGGCACCTCATAGGTCATGCCCGCCCCGTATGCGTGAAACGGATAGCCGTTTTTCTGCGCCTCCCGCCAGGACTGCACCGCGTCCGCATACAATTTTCTGGATGCATAGGCATAGAACCGGCGGGCCGCATGGTCGTAAAACACACTGATGACCTGCCCCGCCGGGCTGCCTTTGGTCAGCACCCGCGGGTAGGCG
Proteins encoded in this region:
- a CDS encoding DUF3298 and DUF4163 domain-containing protein, which gives rise to MNEKPVTVTRRQIQGKPQYRGVMMVEIDIAYPRVLTKGSPAGQVISVFYDHAARRFYAYASRKLYADAVQSWREAQKNGYPFHAYGAGMTYEVPFNHGGLLSIYYDQYTYTGGAHGTTVRHADTWRAWDARRLPLNAFFSDPGYRNIIFRAIFAQIQRDPDKYFEDYQKNVFQYFDEKNYYLTPRGFAFFFQLYTIAPYVTGIPVFIVPYELFGDMLKIRPV